The region ACCTCGGACATCGAGCCGAGGGTCTGGAGCCTCATGAGGGCGTCCTCGGCGGAGTTCGCGTGGACGGTGGCCAGGGACCCGTCGTGACCGGTCGACATCGCCTGGAGCATGTCGAGGGTCTCGCCGCCGCGGACCTCACCGACGATGATCCGGTCGGGGCGCATACGCAGCGAGTTGCGGACCAGGTCGCGGATGGTGATCTGGCCCTTGCCCTCGACGTTCGGGGGGCGGGACTCCAGCCGGATGACGTGTTCCTGCTGGAGCTGGAGTTCGGCCGAGTCCTCGATGGTGATGATGCGCTCGCGGGAGGGGATGAGGCCGGAGAGGGCGTTGAGCAGGGTGGTCTTCCCGCTGCCGGTACCGCCGCTGACGATGACGTTGAAACGGGCCCGCACGAAGGCCGCGAGCAGCATCAGCATCTGCTCGTCGAGCGAGCCGAGATCGATGAGTTCGGGCAGGGTGTACGCGCGGGGGAAGCGGCGGATCGTGAGGGTGGGGCCGGTGAGGGCGAGCGGCGGGATGATGACGTTGACGCGCTCGCCGGTGGGCAGCCGGGCGTCGACCATGGGGTTGGACTCGTCGACGCGGCGGTTGACCGTGGAGACGATGCGCTCGATGGTCTGCATCAGCTGGTCGTGGGAGGCGAAGCGGAGAGGGAGCTGTTCGACCCGTCCCGCGCGCTCCACGAAGATGGACTCCGGCCCGTTGACCATGATCTCGGTGATCGACGCGTCGGCGAGGAGCGGTTCGAGGACGCCGAGGCCGAGGGCCTCGTCGACGACCCGCCGGATCAGCTGGGAGCGCTCGGCGGAGGACAGGACCGGGCCCTCGCGGCTGATGATGTGGCCGAGCACGCGCTCCAGGCGTACCCGGCGTTCGGCTGCCGCCAGGCTCGACATCTCCGCGAGGTCGATCTCCTCGAGGAGCTTGGCTCGGTAGACGGCGACGAGGTGTCCGTCCTCGCGGGCGGGGCCCGACTCGTCGGGGGTGGAGAGTCGGCTGCGCAGGCTCATGGGTTCAGCTCCTCCCGGTCATTGGTCGGTTGTCCGTTTCCGGTTCAGTTGTCGGTGGGCATGGTGGCGTGGCGGGTGACGGTGTAGGGGCCGAAGAGGGGGATCACTCCGGGGACACTCACGGTGACCGTCGCCGTGGTGAGGTCGGCGCCCTCGTCGGGCGTCACGTTCGGCTTGAGCCAGCCGCTCACGGCGGCCTGTCCGGCCGCGGTGCCGTCGCCGCCCTGTGACTCGACCCGTGCCGCCGCCCGCGCCCCCGTCCCCGCCTGGTTGATCCCGTAGCCGATGAGGCCGAGCTGGATGGCGGCCATCCCGATGACGAGCAGGATGGGCAGGAACCCGGCGAACTCCAGCATGGAGACGCCCCGGTCGTCACGGAGCCGGCGCTTCAGCCACCGTAGGGGCCTCATCCGTTGTTCCCCTCCAGCGCGGCGCCCGCGTTCCCCTTCACGCGCCACCCGGCGTCGAAGCCGGGGAAGAACAGGGGCACTTTGACGTCGACGGTGGCCTTCATCACCGAGCCCGACGCGGCGCAGCTGATCTGGGCACCGTTCCAGGCGCCCGGCAGATGCTTGCTCCCGGCCGTCTGGCACGCCCCGGGTACGTCACCGTTGACCGCGTACGCCGCCGTCGCCGCCCGCGCCGCCTCGTCCGCCGCGTTCCCGGCCAACGAGTACGAGTAGCCGTACAGCACGCACTGCCACAGGATCGTCATCACGACGAGCAGGATGGGGAACATACCGGCGAATTCGAGGGTGACCGCGCCCCGGTCGCCGCCCTTGCGCCGCAGGGCCAGTGCGCCCCGGTCCGAGGAGGCCTTGCGGCGCCTGCCGCCTCCCCCGCCGGTCTCCTGGGCGACCACCAGCCCCAGCTCCCCCGCCAGCGTCCACAGCGCCTGCTTGACCGTCGAGCGGGTGTCCAGGTCCTGGAGGCGCCCCGCGTCGACGACGGACTGGAGTTCCTTGAAGGCGGCGGGGACGGGGGTGCGGGCGACCTTGGTGCCGGTGACGCGTTCGACGAGGGAGGGCTGGATCTCCGTACCGCGGCCGAAACGGTTGACGACCGTGGTCGTCTCCTCCGCCTTGCGGATCTGGAGGCGGTCCCACATGCGGACCATGCGTTTGGCGGCGCGCACGGCGACCACGTCGGGGGTGACGAGGAGCAGGGCCCGGTCGGCCATCTCGACGGCCGCGGCGGTCGCGGAGTTCATCTGGGCGCCGCAGTCGACGACCACGACGTCGTGGCGGGAGCGCAGGGCGCTCAGCACCTGGCGGGCGACCCGGTCGGTGACCTCCTCGCCGCGTTCGCCCTCGGCCGGGGCCAGCAGCAGGCCCACTCCGCTGTCGTGGGTGTAGACGGCATCCTGGAGGACGCGGGGGTTGATGTCGCTGATTCCGGCGAGGTCGGCGATCGACCGCCGGAACTGGACGTCCAGGTACGAGGCCACGTCCCCGGACTGGAGGTCGAGGTCCACCAGCGCGACGCTGCGCCCCGACGCCTGTGCGGCGAGGGCGAGTTCGACGGCGGTGACCGTCGCTCCGACGCCGCCCTTCGCCCCGGTGACCGTGACGACGGTGCCGCCGGGGCCCGCGTACAGCTCGGGCGTGCCGCTGCCGAGGTGCCGGCGCATGCCGAGCGACCACCCGGCGGCGGCCTGGACGCGTTCGGCGAGGGCGTCGTAGCCCAGCGGGAGGCCGATGATGCCGCGCGCGCCGGAGTCCATGGCGGCGGTGAGGACACCGGCGCTGGTG is a window of Streptomyces mirabilis DNA encoding:
- a CDS encoding AAA family ATPase, which encodes MTIRILPAVSDVDSARALATLLSQLADAEPAPPVPDSTALLDTLARLAAESLDELPEVVLVHERIGPVPALDLIRDVVMRFPAIGVVFITADTSAGVLTAAMDSGARGIIGLPLGYDALAERVQAAAGWSLGMRRHLGSGTPELYAGPGGTVVTVTGAKGGVGATVTAVELALAAQASGRSVALVDLDLQSGDVASYLDVQFRRSIADLAGISDINPRVLQDAVYTHDSGVGLLLAPAEGERGEEVTDRVARQVLSALRSRHDVVVVDCGAQMNSATAAAVEMADRALLLVTPDVVAVRAAKRMVRMWDRLQIRKAEETTTVVNRFGRGTEIQPSLVERVTGTKVARTPVPAAFKELQSVVDAGRLQDLDTRSTVKQALWTLAGELGLVVAQETGGGGGRRRKASSDRGALALRRKGGDRGAVTLEFAGMFPILLVVMTILWQCVLYGYSYSLAGNAADEAARAATAAYAVNGDVPGACQTAGSKHLPGAWNGAQISCAASGSVMKATVDVKVPLFFPGFDAGWRVKGNAGAALEGNNG
- a CDS encoding TadE/TadG family type IV pilus assembly protein, with amino-acid sequence MRPLRWLKRRLRDDRGVSMLEFAGFLPILLVIGMAAIQLGLIGYGINQAGTGARAAARVESQGGDGTAAGQAAVSGWLKPNVTPDEGADLTTATVTVSVPGVIPLFGPYTVTRHATMPTDN
- a CDS encoding CpaF family protein, which translates into the protein MSLRSRLSTPDESGPAREDGHLVAVYRAKLLEEIDLAEMSSLAAAERRVRLERVLGHIISREGPVLSSAERSQLIRRVVDEALGLGVLEPLLADASITEIMVNGPESIFVERAGRVEQLPLRFASHDQLMQTIERIVSTVNRRVDESNPMVDARLPTGERVNVIIPPLALTGPTLTIRRFPRAYTLPELIDLGSLDEQMLMLLAAFVRARFNVIVSGGTGSGKTTLLNALSGLIPSRERIITIEDSAELQLQQEHVIRLESRPPNVEGKGQITIRDLVRNSLRMRPDRIIVGEVRGGETLDMLQAMSTGHDGSLATVHANSAEDALMRLQTLGSMSEVQIPFEALKDQINSAVDVVVQLTRHADGSRKVTEIALIVSHGREQFRVVPVTRFVPRPAGPDRVVHGRFEHLPLPRQVAEKLYVANEPLPPAFGVAEVLDVLDTRRAIG